Proteins found in one Geomonas subterranea genomic segment:
- the neuC gene encoding UDP-N-acetylglucosamine 2-epimerase, with protein MARKVLFLTGTRADFGKLKSLMHALDREEGFEVHVFVTGMHVLPKYGNTGDEVEKAGFQRIFKFINQKSNDSMDNILANTIQGLSNYVDLTKPDLMVIHGDRAEALAGAIVGAFNNILVAHIEGGEVSGTIDESIRHSISKLAHLHFVANDEAKARLMRMGEPGGNIFSIGSPDLDLMMSDALPSLAEVKERYEIPFEHYGIFTYHPVTTSLHNLLAKVKEVKAALLESERDYVVIYPNNDPGSEIIIEELEALRGNPHFRIFPSVRFEAFLVLLKHADFMIGNSSAAVREAPFYGVCSINIGTRQDGRCHSGCILNVHESRVEVLEAIGQCATQRGERSTHFGNGNSTEQFVNLLKDPRLWEVSVQKRFADHPEAA; from the coding sequence ATGGCTAGGAAGGTACTCTTTCTCACCGGGACCCGCGCCGACTTCGGCAAACTGAAGTCCCTGATGCACGCCCTGGACCGCGAGGAGGGCTTCGAGGTGCACGTCTTCGTCACCGGCATGCACGTCCTCCCCAAGTACGGCAACACCGGCGACGAGGTGGAGAAGGCCGGCTTCCAGCGCATCTTCAAGTTCATCAACCAGAAGTCCAACGACTCCATGGACAACATCCTGGCCAACACCATCCAAGGGCTCTCCAACTACGTCGACCTGACCAAGCCCGACCTCATGGTGATCCACGGGGACCGAGCCGAGGCACTGGCCGGCGCCATCGTGGGGGCCTTCAACAACATCCTGGTGGCCCACATCGAAGGGGGCGAGGTCTCCGGCACCATCGACGAATCGATCCGCCACTCCATCTCGAAGCTGGCCCATCTCCACTTCGTGGCCAACGACGAGGCCAAGGCGCGCCTGATGCGGATGGGAGAGCCCGGGGGCAACATCTTCAGCATCGGATCCCCGGACCTCGACCTCATGATGTCGGACGCGCTCCCCTCCCTCGCCGAGGTGAAGGAGCGCTACGAGATCCCCTTCGAGCACTACGGCATCTTCACCTACCACCCGGTCACCACGAGCCTCCACAACCTCTTGGCCAAGGTGAAGGAAGTGAAGGCGGCGCTCCTGGAATCGGAACGCGACTACGTGGTGATCTACCCGAACAACGACCCCGGCTCCGAGATCATCATCGAGGAGCTGGAGGCGCTCAGGGGGAACCCGCACTTCCGCATCTTCCCCTCGGTGCGCTTCGAGGCCTTCCTGGTCCTTTTGAAGCACGCCGACTTCATGATCGGCAACTCGAGCGCCGCGGTGCGCGAGGCGCCCTTCTACGGGGTCTGTTCCATCAACATCGGCACCAGGCAGGACGGCAGGTGCCACAGCGGCTGCATCCTCAACGTGCATGAGTCGCGCGTCGAGGTGCTGGAGGCCATCGGGCAGTGCGCCACCCAGCGCGGCGAACGCTCCACCCACTTCGGCAACGGCAACAGCACCGAACAGTTCGTGAACCTTCTGAAGGACCCGCGCCTTTGGGAAGTGAGCGTGCAGAAGCGCTTCGCCGACCACCCGGAGGCGGCATGA
- a CDS encoding N-acetylneuraminate synthase family protein has translation MREFDIAGRKVGANHPPLVLAEIGINHEGSLEKAIRMVDDAAAAGCECVKFQTHVIEDEMIPNDVIPGNAKESIWDIMKRCALTAAEEAELKRYVEGKGIIFLSTPFSRAAAVQLEKLNVPAYKIGSGECNNYPLVEHIARYGKPVILSTGMNPMENIARSVAILEKHRVPFALMHCTSIYPTPYDKVRLGALAELQEAFPGVPVGLSDHSLSNYPCLGAVALGASLLERHFTSDKGWPGPDIEISMDPVELKELIEGSRAIFLARGGRKGVLPEEQPTIDFAYACIVTIRDIAAGETFSYDNIWVKRPGTGEIKAEHFETVLGKKAKVALKADRQLAWEQIDNG, from the coding sequence ATGAGAGAATTCGACATCGCCGGACGCAAGGTCGGCGCGAACCATCCCCCGCTGGTGTTGGCGGAGATCGGCATCAACCACGAGGGGAGCCTGGAGAAGGCGATCCGTATGGTGGACGACGCCGCCGCGGCCGGCTGCGAATGCGTGAAGTTCCAGACCCACGTCATCGAGGACGAGATGATCCCGAATGACGTCATCCCGGGGAACGCCAAGGAGTCGATCTGGGACATCATGAAGCGCTGCGCCCTCACCGCGGCCGAGGAAGCGGAGCTGAAACGCTACGTCGAGGGGAAGGGGATCATCTTCCTGAGCACCCCCTTCTCGCGCGCGGCCGCGGTGCAGCTGGAAAAGCTCAATGTTCCCGCCTACAAGATCGGTTCGGGGGAGTGCAACAACTACCCGCTGGTCGAGCACATCGCCCGCTACGGCAAGCCCGTGATCCTCTCCACCGGGATGAACCCCATGGAGAACATCGCCCGCTCGGTCGCCATCCTCGAGAAGCACCGGGTCCCCTTCGCGCTCATGCACTGCACCAGCATCTACCCCACCCCCTACGACAAGGTGCGCCTGGGCGCGCTGGCCGAACTGCAGGAGGCCTTCCCCGGGGTCCCGGTCGGCCTTTCCGACCATTCGCTCAGCAACTACCCCTGCCTGGGCGCGGTTGCGCTCGGGGCTTCGCTGTTGGAGCGGCACTTCACCTCCGACAAGGGGTGGCCCGGGCCGGATATCGAGATCTCCATGGACCCCGTCGAGCTGAAAGAGCTCATCGAGGGGAGCCGCGCCATCTTCCTTGCGCGCGGCGGGCGGAAGGGGGTGCTCCCCGAGGAGCAGCCCACCATCGACTTCGCCTACGCCTGCATCGTCACCATCCGGGACATCGCGGCGGGGGAGACCTTCAGCTACGACAACATCTGGGTGAAACGCCCGGGGACCGGTGAAATCAAGGCGGAGCACTTCGAGACGGTGCTCGGCAAAAAGGCCAAGGTCGCGCTCAAGGCGGACCGCCAACTGGCATGGGAGCAGATCGACAATGGCTAG
- a CDS encoding acylneuraminate cytidylyltransferase family protein — MAVSEILALITARGGSKGVPRKNVRPLAGKPLLAWSAAAALNAQTPLKLVLSTDDPEIAAAGKASGAEVPFLRPAELAGDTATSEAAVRHTLDWLAEHEGYRPRLILLLQPTSPFRTAGDIDRALALQREKDADSVVSVTDNERPPQWLRRIGEDGLLKEIGSTPYITRRQESEKLYRFNGAIYVIKIGVFLEERTFYPKNMVPYLMPAERSLDIDSELDFLIADLLMTHRMQEKRG, encoded by the coding sequence TTGGCAGTCAGCGAAATCCTGGCCCTGATCACCGCCCGCGGCGGCTCCAAGGGAGTCCCGCGCAAGAACGTACGCCCCCTGGCGGGGAAGCCGCTGCTGGCTTGGAGCGCGGCGGCGGCCCTCAACGCGCAGACCCCTCTCAAGCTGGTTCTCTCCACGGATGACCCCGAGATAGCCGCGGCCGGCAAGGCCAGCGGCGCCGAGGTTCCCTTCCTGCGCCCGGCCGAGCTCGCCGGCGACACGGCGACCTCGGAGGCGGCGGTACGGCACACCCTGGACTGGCTCGCGGAGCACGAAGGGTACCGCCCGCGCCTCATCCTCCTGCTGCAACCCACCTCCCCGTTTCGTACCGCCGGTGATATCGACCGGGCGCTCGCCCTGCAGCGCGAGAAGGACGCCGACTCCGTGGTCAGCGTCACCGACAACGAGCGCCCGCCGCAGTGGCTGAGGCGCATCGGCGAGGATGGTTTGCTGAAGGAGATCGGCTCCACTCCCTACATCACCAGGCGCCAGGAGAGCGAGAAGCTGTACCGCTTCAATGGCGCCATCTACGTCATCAAAATCGGGGTCTTCCTGGAGGAGCGCACCTTCTACCCCAAGAACATGGTGCCCTACCTGATGCCCGCGGAGCGCTCGCTGGACATTGACAGCGAACTGGACTTCCTGATCGCCGACCTGCTCATGACCCACCGGATGCAGGAGAAAAGAGGATAA
- a CDS encoding glycosyltransferase family 2 protein yields the protein MQGITIVTPSLNQATYLEQCIDSILSQNYPDLEYIIMDGGSTDGSVEIIRKYEKYLAYWQSAPDGGHYQALNAGFKRSTRPVMGWLNADDMLHKGGLTVVGEVFDKLPHVEFLTGRRVGFDGDGKLHPFEYMTQTWCHDQMLSEELLYGYCLMVMQEGTYWRRSLWDRAGGALNIEYKLAADFDLWMRMSRLSPLYSVDALTGGFRMYSSEQRCNKHRDQYMDECKKVIDRELALQLPAEPHRSSAPPLIRYPIRDFSPPSVIVPRQLPRLSIVTPSYNQGEYLAECLDSVLSQGYPNLEYIVMDGGSSDGSIEIIKKYEKHLSYWQSRPDGGHYAAINEGFRRATGEVLAWINSDDKYHPGALHLVGDAFLGCPEVEWLTGSPTLWDSDGKAAGFSSEPPAWSREKYLRGEVNAPFIQQESTFWRRSLWDKAGGLDPDFALAGDLELWARFFRHARLYTLHAPLGGFRSRPGEGQRSEAHLERYNQEAERVVIRERHLFGAQGAQTLEPPPPPLQVAEVVRRAGSRITPENFGFFTYSRRLHFPWFERNAAGLSGSSRPSDCDLKGYQELLICSFIRDNIPKGARILSFGSRTSGIVRALEQEYEMWNLDRLRTESADLLQRPVYGIRLVDGEIGGFSELLPGNYFDFVFSVGECGELQHSEEGCRSIVRDVERMLKPGAMALHSFRVVARGDRCTASLLMDHLRREGAPLNRPAPLEQVPIDPFTFAVLRQGTGAEPEREFAYNILCRKDPADRRIRPRETPPPPLRPTRLRLNLERRP from the coding sequence ATGCAAGGTATCACCATAGTCACCCCCTCCCTGAACCAGGCCACGTACCTGGAGCAGTGCATCGATTCCATCCTGAGCCAGAACTATCCCGACCTGGAATACATCATCATGGACGGCGGCAGCACCGACGGCTCCGTGGAGATCATCAGGAAGTACGAGAAGTACCTTGCCTACTGGCAGAGCGCGCCGGACGGCGGCCACTACCAGGCCTTGAACGCCGGCTTCAAGCGCTCGACCAGGCCGGTCATGGGATGGCTGAACGCGGACGACATGCTGCACAAGGGGGGTCTTACCGTGGTGGGGGAGGTGTTCGACAAGCTGCCGCACGTCGAGTTTCTGACCGGCAGGAGGGTCGGCTTCGACGGCGACGGGAAGCTGCACCCCTTCGAGTACATGACCCAGACCTGGTGCCACGACCAGATGCTGAGCGAGGAACTCCTGTACGGCTACTGCCTCATGGTGATGCAGGAAGGGACCTACTGGCGCAGGAGCCTCTGGGACCGCGCCGGGGGCGCCCTCAACATCGAGTACAAGCTCGCCGCCGACTTCGACCTCTGGATGCGCATGAGCCGTCTCTCCCCTCTGTACTCTGTGGACGCGCTCACCGGCGGGTTCAGGATGTACAGCTCGGAGCAGCGCTGCAACAAGCACCGCGACCAGTACATGGACGAGTGCAAGAAGGTGATCGACCGGGAACTTGCCCTGCAACTCCCCGCCGAGCCGCACCGCTCCAGCGCGCCGCCGCTGATCCGCTACCCGATCCGGGACTTCTCGCCCCCAAGCGTCATCGTGCCACGCCAGTTGCCGCGGCTCTCCATCGTCACTCCCTCCTACAACCAGGGCGAATACCTGGCGGAATGCCTCGACTCGGTGCTGAGCCAGGGGTACCCGAATCTCGAGTACATCGTCATGGACGGGGGCAGCAGCGACGGTTCGATCGAGATCATCAAGAAGTACGAAAAGCATCTCTCCTACTGGCAGAGCCGCCCGGACGGGGGGCACTACGCCGCGATCAACGAGGGTTTCCGGCGCGCCACCGGCGAGGTGCTCGCCTGGATCAACTCCGACGACAAGTACCACCCCGGCGCGCTGCACCTGGTCGGCGATGCTTTCCTCGGCTGTCCCGAGGTGGAGTGGCTCACCGGCAGCCCCACGCTCTGGGACAGCGACGGCAAGGCGGCCGGGTTTTCCTCGGAGCCGCCGGCCTGGAGCCGCGAGAAATACCTGCGCGGCGAGGTCAACGCACCATTCATCCAGCAGGAGTCGACCTTCTGGCGCCGCAGCCTCTGGGACAAGGCGGGGGGGCTCGATCCCGACTTTGCCCTCGCCGGGGACCTGGAACTGTGGGCCCGCTTTTTCCGCCACGCACGGCTGTACACGCTGCATGCGCCACTGGGCGGGTTCCGGAGCCGGCCCGGCGAGGGACAGCGCTCGGAGGCCCACCTGGAGCGCTACAACCAGGAGGCCGAGCGGGTCGTGATCCGGGAGCGGCATCTCTTTGGGGCGCAAGGGGCGCAGACGCTGGAGCCTCCTCCCCCGCCCCTGCAGGTGGCCGAGGTGGTGCGTCGCGCCGGCAGCCGCATCACGCCGGAAAACTTCGGCTTCTTCACCTATTCCAGGCGCCTCCACTTCCCCTGGTTCGAGAGGAATGCGGCGGGCCTCTCCGGGAGCAGCCGCCCCTCCGACTGCGACCTGAAGGGATACCAGGAACTCCTGATCTGCTCCTTCATCAGGGACAACATCCCGAAGGGGGCAAGGATCCTCAGTTTCGGAAGCCGTACCTCGGGAATCGTGCGCGCCTTGGAGCAGGAGTACGAGATGTGGAACCTGGACCGGCTGCGCACCGAAAGCGCGGACCTGCTGCAGCGCCCCGTGTACGGGATCAGGCTGGTGGACGGGGAGATCGGGGGCTTCAGCGAATTGCTCCCGGGGAACTATTTCGACTTCGTTTTCAGCGTCGGAGAGTGCGGAGAACTGCAGCATTCCGAGGAAGGGTGCCGCAGCATCGTGCGCGACGTGGAGCGGATGCTTAAGCCGGGCGCCATGGCGCTGCACTCCTTCAGGGTGGTGGCCCGGGGCGACCGCTGCACCGCTTCCCTCCTCATGGACCATCTGCGCCGGGAAGGGGCTCCGCTCAACCGTCCCGCCCCCTTGGAGCAGGTCCCCATCGACCCCTTCACCTTCGCGGTGTTGCGGCAAGGGACCGGCGCGGAACCGGAGCGGGAGTTCGCCTACAACATCCTGTGCCGCAAGGACCCGGCCGACCGGCGCATCCGCCCGCGGGAGACGCCGCCGCCACCGCTGCGACCGACCCGCCTCCGCCTGAACCTGGAGCGCCGGCCCTGA
- a CDS encoding Lcl domain-containing protein, protein MIQKLSLFLLLTLTLLRPLHVYAGTVEIPRTGQAASYAAGDDGALQTGVAWPIPRFTDNGDQTITDKLTGLMWEKNAYKGNYDKAANGVIVGTSTWQTALDTAAYYNSISYLGHSDWRLPNINELKSLVNIGAPDQSQWLMSQGFANVLSQHYRTSTSPSMMVNMADGGVATNLYSYAWFVRGAGPGVVALPETGRQTCSGSDGSWRACSGTEDANLRMGIEWPDPRFTDNSLANPADLTLLDNLTGLVWPKNAGLAGKMTWQQALDFIETLNSTNYLGYNDWRLPNLNELQTLSHAQYSDYFKYHVFLNYQLGYYWSSSTYAKNTIGAWVKASGSFYTSWVAKTSLQYVLPVRGGGPGLRTPVINWTKPYDIVYGTPIAAVQLNATTDVEGTFVYTPVAGTVLDAGTHTLSVTFTPSDTARYKTSTKTVTINVVKATPAITWADPVDLVYGAALSTTQLNATADVAGAFFYSPAAGTVLNAGPNTLTVIFTPADTANYTIAAATVGLTVLKADQTMVFPAIATRSVGDPDFDPGATASSGLAVSYTSSDSRVASISGGMIHIIGGGTATITAWQAGDANYNPASQTQPLKVTGRPSKKPALTINAPADGTVTSDASLSITGNVDGLHKKDTLIISIANNGTTTSVPVQFAVPSGNFSGVFSLGGGENVIEIAATNHFGTTFDRRTILLRVP, encoded by the coding sequence GTGATCCAGAAACTTTCCCTGTTTTTGCTACTGACGTTGACGTTGTTGCGTCCACTCCACGTATACGCGGGCACTGTTGAGATCCCTCGGACAGGGCAGGCCGCAAGCTATGCTGCAGGGGATGACGGGGCTCTACAAACAGGCGTGGCGTGGCCTATTCCTCGTTTTACCGATAACGGCGATCAGACCATCACCGATAAACTGACAGGACTGATGTGGGAAAAAAACGCCTATAAAGGGAACTATGATAAAGCTGCCAATGGGGTCATAGTGGGGACATCCACCTGGCAAACAGCGTTGGATACCGCGGCATACTACAATAGCATCAGCTACTTAGGGCACAGCGACTGGCGTCTGCCAAACATCAACGAGCTCAAGAGCCTTGTCAACATCGGAGCGCCGGACCAGTCCCAATGGTTGATGTCGCAAGGGTTCGCAAACGTTCTTAGCCAGCATTACCGGACGTCAACCTCCCCTTCTATGATGGTAAACATGGCTGACGGCGGCGTCGCCACTAACCTATACAGCTATGCCTGGTTTGTGCGCGGTGCGGGACCCGGTGTTGTGGCGCTGCCTGAAACGGGTAGACAGACCTGTTCCGGGAGTGACGGTTCCTGGCGGGCATGCAGCGGCACTGAAGATGCCAACTTGCGAATGGGAATCGAATGGCCGGATCCCCGTTTTACCGATAACAGCCTCGCGAATCCAGCGGACCTGACCCTCTTAGACAACCTGACCGGGCTGGTATGGCCTAAAAATGCCGGACTGGCCGGCAAGATGACGTGGCAGCAAGCGCTTGACTTCATCGAGACCCTGAACAGCACCAACTACCTTGGGTATAATGACTGGCGTCTGCCAAATCTTAACGAACTGCAAACGCTTTCCCACGCCCAGTATTCCGACTATTTCAAATATCATGTCTTCCTCAATTACCAGCTCGGATATTACTGGTCATCCAGTACCTACGCGAAAAACACCATCGGCGCCTGGGTTAAGGCTTCTGGCAGCTTTTATACCAGTTGGGTTGCTAAAACCTCGTTGCAGTACGTCTTGCCAGTTCGGGGCGGGGGACCCGGTCTGAGGACACCAGTCATCAACTGGACCAAACCTTACGATATCGTTTACGGGACGCCTATTGCTGCGGTTCAACTGAACGCTACGACTGATGTTGAAGGAACGTTCGTCTACACGCCAGTTGCAGGCACGGTGCTCGATGCGGGAACCCACACACTGAGTGTAACGTTTACACCTTCCGATACTGCACGTTACAAAACCTCAACGAAGACAGTGACCATCAACGTCGTCAAGGCGACCCCCGCCATCACTTGGGCGGACCCGGTGGACCTCGTGTACGGTGCAGCTCTTTCAACAACACAACTCAACGCCACGGCCGACGTTGCCGGTGCATTTTTCTACTCACCTGCGGCGGGCACCGTGCTGAACGCGGGGCCCAATACGCTGACCGTTATCTTCACGCCTGCAGATACCGCCAACTATACGATTGCAGCTGCCACTGTCGGGCTGACGGTACTCAAGGCCGACCAGACCATGGTTTTCCCAGCAATAGCTACCAGATCCGTAGGTGATCCCGACTTCGATCCGGGCGCTACCGCTAGTTCAGGGCTTGCGGTCAGCTACACCAGCAGCGACAGCAGAGTGGCAAGCATCTCCGGAGGAATGATCCATATCATCGGTGGAGGCACCGCTACTATAACTGCTTGGCAAGCCGGGGACGCTAACTACAATCCCGCCTCACAAACACAGCCCCTGAAGGTCACCGGGCGCCCCTCGAAAAAACCGGCGCTCACTATCAACGCACCTGCCGATGGTACTGTCACGAGCGACGCCTCTCTCAGCATCACAGGCAATGTCGACGGCCTCCATAAAAAAGACACGCTCATCATCAGCATAGCCAACAACGGCACTACAACTTCCGTCCCCGTTCAATTCGCCGTCCCCTCCGGCAACTTCAGCGGAGTCTTTTCGTTGGGAGGCGGAGAGAATGTGATAGAGATTGCGGCAACCAACCACTTTGGCACGACTTTCGACAGGCGAACGATCTTGTTGCGGGTTCCGTAA
- a CDS encoding tetratricopeptide repeat protein, with translation MATQKTAWDYLGDMFDTLTSQDSMKAQAATNAMANGAGYFQKKDYARAASEFKRAISLDPTNAQSYNYLANAYLAQKKYDEAIKTYKTSLTIDPTQDSVHTNLGNIYLQQKKYNLAEKEFKDAARINPSDMVAPYTLGQLYLQTNRLPEAEAQFKKVSKMAPTDPNPYYSLGVTYNKEGKFQDAVKQLTQAIKLRPKMAAAHFELGVAYAALGDTTSAQSEVDTLSRLDAAQGELLKRTIAKPKMVAGGGGELDTFFPILQKPQDLPEVGYDPYQLMLLDVTNLSTPNSSKAFSLTFYFDSKMDPQSVQDVTNWTITKASGGAAGYYNNLQPVLPTEAYIPQNPMTVSYDSDAQSATVTFMLSQNDTNNATIDSAHMVFKFSGKDITGKMIDPTADEWDYAASTTF, from the coding sequence ATGGCAACCCAGAAGACAGCCTGGGACTACCTGGGCGACATGTTCGACACGCTGACCTCGCAGGACAGCATGAAGGCCCAGGCGGCGACCAACGCCATGGCCAACGGTGCGGGCTATTTCCAGAAGAAGGACTACGCCCGGGCAGCCAGCGAGTTCAAGCGCGCCATCTCCCTCGATCCGACCAACGCGCAGTCGTACAACTACCTGGCCAACGCCTACCTGGCGCAAAAGAAGTACGACGAGGCAATCAAGACCTACAAGACATCCCTCACCATCGACCCGACCCAGGACTCGGTGCACACCAACCTCGGCAACATCTACCTGCAGCAGAAGAAGTACAACCTGGCCGAAAAGGAGTTCAAGGACGCGGCGCGCATCAATCCGAGCGACATGGTGGCGCCCTATACCCTGGGACAGCTCTACCTGCAGACCAACCGGCTACCGGAGGCGGAGGCTCAGTTCAAGAAGGTCTCCAAGATGGCTCCCACCGATCCCAACCCCTACTACAGCCTTGGGGTGACCTACAACAAGGAAGGGAAATTCCAGGACGCCGTGAAGCAACTCACCCAGGCCATCAAACTAAGGCCGAAGATGGCAGCGGCCCACTTCGAGCTCGGCGTAGCGTATGCCGCGCTCGGGGATACAACCAGCGCGCAGTCCGAAGTCGACACGCTCAGCAGGCTTGACGCGGCACAGGGAGAACTGCTGAAAAGGACCATAGCGAAGCCCAAGATGGTCGCTGGAGGCGGCGGCGAACTCGACACCTTTTTCCCGATCTTGCAGAAACCGCAAGACCTCCCGGAGGTGGGTTACGACCCGTACCAGCTCATGTTGCTGGACGTCACCAACCTCTCCACCCCAAATTCGTCCAAGGCCTTCAGCCTGACCTTCTACTTCGATTCGAAGATGGACCCCCAATCGGTACAGGACGTGACCAACTGGACCATCACCAAGGCAAGCGGCGGGGCGGCGGGGTATTACAACAACCTGCAGCCGGTTCTCCCCACCGAAGCCTATATCCCGCAAAACCCCATGACCGTGAGCTATGATTCTGATGCACAGAGCGCGACTGTCACCTTCATGCTGAGCCAGAACGACACGAACAACGCCACCATCGACTCTGCACACATGGTCTTCAAATTTTCAGGAAAGGACATAACGGGAAAGATGATCGACCCAACTGCTGACGAGTGGGATTACGCCGCCTCCACCACATTCTAA
- a CDS encoding tetratricopeptide repeat protein, translated as MSQLVTRPSGAIAVMENGPLVSAIVVTRDREAHLRECLGELMEQTVASRMEVIVVDAGSTQCEWAVVADLQQRYANLAALKLPSGAAARGINMALKMASGKYLTILDATDRLKRDAYEQLTAALEQDSAAMVAYGDTCFTAIAHESFANHTSYGKVIWPDYTPQQLSQLSEVAPHPLWRREVHDSVGYLPEGYPSHGLREFLLKVVQRFRIQHIAEFTGLKLIAAVPQSAPQQAPQPVEVRSTPTAAAQPATSPLQSEPVTAPLQSEPAPMPVTEPLPAAGAEDAYAALRPQLSGDDLEQAAAALRQHLASYPGHAVAHNDLAAVSYQLGYTDQALLHYREAVALEPDEDVYLKNLADLLYVDMGQTDEAINIYLKLLERSPRDVETLLNLGIICEGVGQPEAAESFLQRALEIEPANMAVRERLSELRQNASAPAAPATAATATTPAAAAEEEDDLTAEDHYLKSQELVNRGDLAGAEQKLQGIVALYPEFAPAYNDLAVLAYQKGDKDTARRNYEKAAALAPGNNTFQKNLADFYFVEGYDVDGAINIYLDQLRKEPLNIETLMSLGKICAILDRPEEAETFYGKVIHLEPWNRDARECLDTLKQAANS; from the coding sequence ATGAGCCAGTTAGTCACCCGCCCCAGCGGCGCGATCGCCGTTATGGAGAATGGACCGCTTGTTTCCGCCATAGTCGTGACCCGGGACAGGGAAGCGCACCTGAGGGAATGCCTCGGCGAGCTGATGGAGCAGACGGTGGCTAGCAGGATGGAGGTAATCGTCGTCGACGCCGGCTCGACGCAGTGCGAATGGGCGGTGGTGGCGGACCTGCAACAGCGTTACGCCAACCTGGCGGCGCTGAAACTCCCCTCCGGGGCGGCGGCACGCGGGATCAACATGGCGCTCAAGATGGCATCCGGAAAGTACCTGACTATTCTCGACGCGACTGACCGCCTGAAGCGGGACGCGTACGAACAGCTGACCGCAGCCCTGGAGCAAGACTCCGCGGCCATGGTGGCGTACGGCGACACCTGTTTCACAGCTATCGCCCATGAGAGCTTTGCCAACCACACCAGCTACGGCAAGGTGATCTGGCCTGACTACACCCCGCAACAGCTCTCCCAGCTCTCTGAAGTCGCTCCTCACCCGCTTTGGCGCAGGGAGGTGCACGACAGCGTCGGCTATCTCCCGGAGGGGTACCCGAGCCACGGGCTGCGCGAGTTCCTGCTCAAGGTGGTGCAGCGCTTCCGCATCCAGCACATCGCCGAATTCACCGGCTTGAAACTGATCGCCGCCGTCCCGCAATCGGCCCCCCAACAGGCGCCGCAGCCGGTGGAGGTACGGAGCACTCCTACCGCCGCGGCGCAGCCGGCCACGTCACCACTGCAGAGCGAGCCGGTCACAGCACCTTTGCAGAGCGAGCCGGCGCCGATGCCGGTGACGGAGCCACTCCCCGCAGCGGGTGCGGAAGACGCCTACGCCGCTCTGCGCCCGCAACTCTCCGGCGACGACCTGGAGCAGGCTGCGGCAGCGCTGCGGCAGCACCTTGCCAGCTACCCCGGGCACGCCGTGGCCCATAACGATCTCGCCGCCGTGAGCTATCAACTGGGGTATACCGACCAGGCCCTGCTGCATTACCGCGAGGCGGTGGCCCTGGAGCCGGACGAGGACGTCTACCTGAAGAACCTGGCCGACCTCCTCTACGTCGACATGGGGCAAACCGACGAGGCGATCAACATCTACTTGAAACTGCTCGAGAGATCGCCGCGCGACGTGGAGACACTGCTGAACCTCGGCATCATCTGCGAAGGGGTCGGGCAGCCCGAGGCCGCCGAGTCGTTCCTGCAAAGGGCGCTCGAAATCGAACCCGCCAACATGGCGGTGCGCGAGCGGCTCTCCGAACTGAGGCAAAATGCCTCCGCGCCGGCGGCACCGGCTACAGCGGCGACAGCCACAACACCGGCGGCAGCCGCCGAGGAGGAGGACGATTTGACAGCTGAAGACCACTACCTGAAATCCCAGGAACTTGTGAACCGTGGGGATCTGGCCGGGGCCGAGCAGAAGTTGCAAGGCATCGTGGCGCTCTATCCCGAGTTCGCGCCGGCCTACAACGATCTCGCCGTGCTCGCCTATCAAAAAGGGGACAAGGACACCGCCCGCCGCAACTACGAAAAGGCGGCCGCGCTGGCTCCGGGCAACAACACCTTCCAGAAGAACCTCGCCGATTTCTATTTCGTCGAAGGGTACGACGTGGATGGCGCCATCAACATCTACCTGGACCAGCTCAGGAAGGAGCCCCTCAACATCGAGACACTGATGAGTCTCGGTAAGATCTGCGCCATCCTGGACCGCCCCGAGGAGGCCGAGACCTTCTACGGCAAGGTGATCCACCTGGAGCCCTGGAACCGCGACGCCCGCGAGTGCCTCGACACCCTGAAGCAGGCCGCCAACTCCTAG